The sequence GTTTTTTGTATTTATACAAAGACGCAACTTCATGGGCTGCAGCTACTCTTATGTAAATATCACCTGTTCCTGTGCAAGAAATTGCTACTGAGTCATTATTTGCATAATTTCCTGCTCCTATGATAGGAGAATCCCCAATGCGTCCTGTCATTTTATTTGTAGTGCCACCTGTGCTTGTACCTGCTGCTAGGTTGCCGTTTTTATCTAAAGCTATTGCACCTACTGTGCCTAAATATGGCTCGGTACTTACACCAAGATGGGCTTTTGCCTTATCACTATCTAATAAAACTTCCTTGCTTTTTTTAGCTTCTTGAAGTTGTTTGTATCTGTGCTCTGTAAAGAAGTATTTTTGTCCTACTATTTCTAAGCCATGTTTTTTGGCTAATTTATCAGCACCCTCGCCCGCTATTAAAGTATGGGGTGTTTTTTCCATAACAAGTCTTGCTGCTTCTATAGGGTTTTTAATCGTCCTAGCCATAGCAACTGCGCCTGCTTTTAAATTTTTTCCATCCATTATAGATGCATCAAGCTCATTAAATCCATCAGAGGTAAAAACAGCACCTTTCCCAGCATTAAATTCAGGACTATCTTCCATTACTTTAATAGCGGCTATAACTGCATCAACCGAGCTTCCTCCTTTTTCAAGTATGCTTTGACCTGCTTTTAAAGATTCTTTCATTACCTTTTCTCTTTTGGCAAATTCTTCTTTGGTAAGTCCTAAGCCACTTGTTCCACCATGTATAACGATGATAGGTTCAAAATCTTTTGCAAAGACATTATTGCTTAGTAAAAATATTAAACTAGTTAATGTCAATAAAATTCTTTTACTACAGGTTAAAAATTTCATTATTTACTCCTTTTTTAAAATTATTTATTATATTTAATAAAAATTAAATATAACTAAAATTTAATTAATAAATGAGTATTTTTAGGACAAAAATTCTACTTTTTATTTTTATAGGTGTTATTTTTGAAAAATTTTTTAGAAATTAATTAAAATGTTTTTATATTTATTGCAAAATTAGGAGGTATTTTAATGTTTAAAACTATTGTAGCTAAGAAAATATCATTTTTCACAGCTTTGATTTTGGTTGTTGGATTTGGTATTTTTGTTGGACTAAATTATTATTCGTCTAAAACGGATATTCTTCAAAGTATTGTAAGTGGAAAGCAAGAAAGTGTTAAAAATGGAAAAAATTTTTCAGATTTATACTTCAATACCAAGATAGAGAATATTAAAAAAATCGCTGCAAATATTATTGAACATAAAAATGTAAGTGAGGAATATATTGGTTCTTTTTTAGAAAAGATGTTTGGTTTTTATTCTTTTAATGCTATTTATGTTGGGTATGAAAAAGATGGTAGCTTAATTGATGTAGATATTAATTCTAAAGGAAAACATTTTATTTTAAATCAAGAAAAAGATGGTTTTGATGCTAGAGAACGCGTGTGGTATCAAAATGCAAAAAATAAAAATAAGGTAAGCATTTCAGAACCTTTTTTAGATGTCGTAACTAAAAAAATAGCTTTGTCAGTGTCAATTCCGATTGTTATTGATGGGAAATTTTATGGAGTTTTAGCAGGTGAGTTTTTTCTAGATGATATACGCAATGCTTTTGGAAGATTAAAAACTACTGCAAGTAATAATGTGTTTTTAATCAATGAAAGAAAGGAAATGATAGCTCATTCTTCTGCTAATATAGATTTTTATGAAGACAATGAAGTTAAAGAAGTGTTAAAAAATTTTGTTAATGTTGCAAGTGTAACTCCAAATGAAACTACTGATTTGATTTTGTATAAACTTAAAGGTCAAGAACGCTTAGCTGTGTGTATTATGGGAGAAAATTCTTTAACTTTGTGTTCTTCTAATGCTTTGAGTGATTATGATGAGATTTTAAACGGACTTTTAATTACCCAAGTTATATTTGGTGTGATTTTTGTCCTTGTTATTATCGTTATTTTGGGTGGTATGATAGAGCATTTTCTTAAGAAAATTATATTTATTAAAGAAGCTTTAGAAGATTTTTTTGAAAGTTTAAACTACAAAGGCGATATGAAGGATATAGATTTAAATATCAAAGGAAATGATGAATTTGCTATTATTGGTAAAGAAATCAATAATGGTATAAAAAATATCCAAAAGAATTTAAAACAAGACAAGAAGGCTGTGTTTGAAAGTGTTCAAAAGTTGAAAGAGATAGAGCTTGGAGATTTATCTGTTAGAATTGATAATGATCCTATAAATCCTCAACTAATAGAGTTAAAAAATGTATTAAATGAATTACTTGATATTTTAGA comes from Campylobacter lari and encodes:
- a CDS encoding isoaspartyl peptidase/L-asparaginase family protein, encoding MKFLTCSKRILLTLTSLIFLLSNNVFAKDFEPIIVIHGGTSGLGLTKEEFAKREKVMKESLKAGQSILEKGGSSVDAVIAAIKVMEDSPEFNAGKGAVFTSDGFNELDASIMDGKNLKAGAVAMARTIKNPIEAARLVMEKTPHTLIAGEGADKLAKKHGLEIVGQKYFFTEHRYKQLQEAKKSKEVLLDSDKAKAHLGVSTEPYLGTVGAIALDKNGNLAAGTSTGGTTNKMTGRIGDSPIIGAGNYANNDSVAISCTGTGDIYIRVAAAHEVASLYKYKKLSVQKAAQETIKQVAKLGGTGGIISIDKNGEVGYAWTKDKLGMYHGQAKIGEEPKVFWPLGN